In the Planctomycetaceae bacterium genome, CCTGTTACGGATGGTGATTTTGTTTCCCTGAGGAGGGACGGGTTCGATCGGATTCACATTGGCCGGGGGCGACGGCGGAGTCCTGTTGAAGATTGCTTCGCTGAGCCAGACGCCGCGATGAACCGGGCGATGGCGCGTTCCGTCTGAGGTCAACCCAAGCACCGCGCCCATTGTCAGTAAACCACCGCGATGGTTATCGGGCCTGAGCGAGACACGATGGAAACCATCCTTATCTGGCTCCGGCAGTCCATAAAAATCGCACAGCCGGGCGTTGGCCATCGTCCAGTCGGAATCCAGGAAGGCCTCAATGGGCAGATTCTTTGTGAGCATTTCACGGAAGTATTCAACCGGTTCCTCGCGCATGCTTGCCTCGAGCCAGTCGTCGTATGTTGGGTAGAGAGCCTTATCCGGCGGGAACATGCCGACCCGGTGGAGTTGCAGCCACTGACGCGAGAAGTCGTTAATGAAGCGGTTGATTCGGCCGTCCGTCAACATCCGGTCCACTTCTTTCTTCAGGCCATCATCTTTCTTCAGGCTACCGTTGCCAGCTGCAGCGAAAAGGGTGTCGTCCGGCATTGAACTCCACAGGAAATAGGAGAGCCGCGAGGCGAGTTCCCAGTCAGTGACGTGCTGACGTGGAACGGGATCGCCCTCGACCAGGTAGATGAAGTTTCTGGACGTCAGCACGCTCTGCAGGGCAACTCGATAGGCATCGGCCGGCTTCTCGCCAGCCTCACACCCGACACGGTAAGTTTCCAGATACTCGTGCAGCGTTTCCATTTCGACCGGCCGCCGCCACGCGCGTTCGGCAAAGCGTTGCAGATGTTCGGCGACGACTTCCAGGGGCGCTTGATCGGGCGGCAGTACATTGCTGCGGCGGGATTTCTCTGCCTCTGTGACCAGAGGACCTTCCCATTCGATCCAGTCGAGGATCACGGTCGAAAAGATGCCGTTCCCGTTCCCGTCGAACATCTGCGGCGCATTGGGATTGAGCAGAGCGGTTTCGCTGCTGTGGGTAAAAACGTATGAATTGCTGGCAAGTGCATTGCGGAAGGCTGCACCGCCACGTCTGTCCACAATGTCGGTGGCTACTACGGCGAAATGTAACTGAGCCGGCATTTCCAGGAACACGTCGAACTCGTAAACCTGCGGACTGTCTTCGGGGGCTGTGATGTCAAATTCAATAAGTCCGTCGACGGTTTCCTCACTCGTCTGCGCACCAATGCTCAGATGGGCCGGTTGACCTCCGGGTGGACGAATACCGCTCGCCTGAAGACGCATGCGATAGAGCCCACTGTGTTCCGGGCCTGTTGCCCCAAACCAGCTGGAGGTCAGCGCCTGTTGTACCCGTCCCGGGAAAAGGAGATAACGCAATGGTCGCTGGATGCCGAATCGATCGAGCGCTGCCTGCTGGGCTTTTCCACCACCGTAACGCAAATCCGCCGCCGTCTTCCGAATCCTGCGCGCTTCGCTGGACGAAGTGGGGAAAGCACGATCAAGCACGATGTCCGCCGCGCGGTAATAGCGATCCACGTGTGACGGCGAAAGTGAAAGCTGTGCTCCGATTCGTTCGTAGCCGTGCCACAATGTGTCCTCGTTTAATTCCCCCGGCTTAGCCGGATCGTATCGTACTCCCAGCAGGTCGTAGACCGTGTTCTGATATTCTCTGCGACTGAGTCTGTAGTGTGACACGGCCGGTCGCGCTGCCATCCGAGCCGCTCGACCCTCTTTCAACAGCGCGTCAAGTGTGGTCACGAACGCTGCGATCTCGTCCTGAGTCGGCTGAGGCTCATCCTTCGGCGGCATTTCGCCGCTGTTGAGCTTATCCAGCGCTTCGGCCCAGTGGTGGGAATCCAGTCCGGAACGGAAGTCGCGCGACAACTGATCAATCCGGATGTCGCCTTCCTCTTTCCGGGGACCATGACACCGAATACAGTGCCTGTCCAGAAACACTTCAAAAGGCTCCGCTGCTTTGACGGCATCGGTGAAAGAAAGGGCAGCAAACGAAAGGCCAGCGCAGAGCTGGAGGCTGAAACGTAACAAAGATCGAATTTGCATTTTGGTCGCCGTCAGTTTCCTTACGCGAAGAGTCGCTCGCTGCAATGCATGACTGGTCAACAACTCCCCACGGAATTGAGAGCACGTGACCTGATGAGGGCGGACGGGATTCGAGTTGAAAACTCAAACGGAAAACAGAACTCATGAGGTCTTGCTCCGTCAGCAGTATTGATCTTTCGAACTCGGACCGCAAGGCTCTGTTCGCTTTGCACCCTGATGGCGATCGTGGCTGAATTTCGTGAGCAGCGAGTCTCATGCCGGGACTGAAACCCGGTCCGTTTTAATGGGGTTACGGAAGGTTGATCGACGAACGGTGAAAGCGGGAAGCAACAATCTGATGTGAGTGAGATGAAATTTTCTGGCTCGGTACAGCCAGCTGTCCGTTGAAGAACCAGGACAGGTACGCAGAACGACTGTAAACTAACGACTGTAAACTATCGTGTTTTCAGGTCTCCTGCTCGAGCCAGTCCTGTTTTTCACCTGGCTGCTAAAACGGCCCTCAATTGCGTACGCTACGGTCACACAAAACGCTCTGGCACGTACTGCCGTGCCGCTTCAGCTCATGGATAGCAAAATGTTGTATCGATCCCGGACGGTAATCTGTCTGACTATTTGCCTGCTCACTTCTGTTGCTGCACGCGCACAGCAGCCAGGTAGTCCCGGTCAACACGTTGACTTTGCTCACGATGTTGTGCCGATTCTTCAAAAGCATTGCGTTTCTTGTCATGGTGGTCGCGAAGCCAAGGGTAGTTTCTCGTTGAATACTCGGGAATTGCTTGTTGATTCAGGGCATATTGTCGCTGGCAAACCAGCGGAATCTTATCTGCTGGAACTTGTCGCATCGGAAGATCCCGAAACCCGAATGCCTCCCGCGGATAAACCGCGTGTTTCAAAGGCCGAACAACAAGTGTTGCGTGCCTGGGTTGCGGAAGGTGCCGTTTGGGAGGATGGCTACAGTTTTGCTCCGGTATCGTACGAACCACCGCTGCTTCCGCGCCGTCCTGAGCTTCCCGAGGCTCTTCCGGGCCGCAATCATCCGGTAGATCGAATCCTGGATCAGTACCTTGCGTCGAATGGAATTGTGCGACCGCAGGCAATTGATGACGCTCTGTTTATGCGTCGTGTCTCGCTGGATCTGGTCGGATTGCTGCCAACGCAGGAGCAGTTGCATGCATTTGTTGCCAGTACGCAGCCAAATAAACGTGAGCAGTTGATTGACGATCTGCTAAATCAGCAGATTGCATATGCCGATCACTGGCTGACTTTTTTCAATGATCTGCTGCGGAACGATTACAGCGGTACGGGTTTCATTACGGGAGGGCGTACGCAGATCAGCGCCTGGCTTTACGATGCTCTATTGCAGAATATGCCCTTCGATGTGATGGCGCGTGAACTAATTGCTCCGGCAACGCCTGCAAGTCGAGGGTACATCGATGGTATTAAATGGCGCGGGGAGGTGAGCGCGGGGCAAACGGTAGAGATTCAATTCGCGCAGAGTATTTCCCAGTCGTTTCTTGGCATCAACATGAAGTGTGCCTCGTGCCATGACAGCTTTATCGATCGATGGAAACTGGATGAAGCCTACGGTCTGGCAGCTATCTACTCGACACGTCCTCTGGAAATTCATCGCTGCGATAAGCCTGTTGGTCGTCAGGCTCAGGCTTCCTGGCTGTTTCCGGAACTGGGACAGGTCGATCCGTCCGCAGAGCGTGACGTACGGCTGCAACAGCTGGCGAGTTTGATGACGCATCCGGACAACGGACGTTTCTCTCGAACGATTGTCAATCGGCTCTGGTACAAGCTGATGGGGCGTGGCATCGTTCATCCTCTGGACGCGATGCAGTCAGAGCCGTGGAATGCAGACCTGCTGGACTATCTGGCGGTGTCACTCTGCGACAACCACTACGATCTGAAAGCCGTGCTTCGTCTGATCGCAACATCGCAGGCCTACCAGTCGCAGTGTCTGTCTCAGGCAACGGAGCCGGGCAGCAGCGCTTATCTCTATCGCGGCCCTGTCGCGCGTCGCATGACGGCAGAGCAATTTCTTGACAACGTCTGGCAGCTTACGTCCGCCGCGCCGACGACAATTGACGCTCCGGTGTTTCGCGCGGTATCGAATGATCCTTCAGCACCCGATCTGCAATTGCAGGCAAAGTGGATTTGGGGAGACTCTGCTTCCGAAGGAAAAACACCACCCGCCGGTGAATCGATCTCGCTTCGTAAGAGTTTCAAACTGGAACAATCGGTTGAACGTGGCGGTGCGGTCATCACCTGCGACAACGCCTTTACCCTTTATATTAATGGTCGCGAAGTCAGCCGTGGTGACAACTGGACTCAGCCTCAGGCAGTGGCCATGCATACGCTGCTGAAGAAGGGCGACAATCAAATTGTTGTGGTGGCAAGCAACGCCGGCAATGGGCCCAATCCTGCGGGTCTGTTTTTTGAATCTCGCCTGGTTCTTGCGGACCAGTCAACGGTCCTGATCGCATCTGACGAAACCTGGGAGTTCAATGCCAGAACTCCCAATGGCCGTGAAGGCAGACTGGGCGGCATTCCAGGTAAATGGGCAGCGGCGACCGTCGTGCAACCGGTGTCCTCATGGACGCAGACAATCGATGCATCCGCCCGCAATACTCTTTCGCTGGCGATCAGCGGTAACGTTCCAATGGTCCGCGCGTCACTTGTGAAAAATGACTTCCTGATGAAATCGCTGGGTCGACCATTGCGCGAGCAGATTGTTTCAATGCGTCCGTCGGAGCTTTCGACACTGGAAGCAATCGACCTGAGCAACGGAGCTGCGTTCGCTGCGTCGCTGCAGCGCGGGGGAGAAACGCTGGCGTCCAGAGAATGGAAAGGTCGAAGCGAACTTATTCAATTTGTCTTCGAATCGACGTTGTGCCGGCGACCGACACAAGAAGAAGTTCTGGCCGTGGAGTCGTTCCTGAGCGGTGAGCCATCGCCGACCGAAATCGAAGACCTGTTATGGGCCGTTTTCATGATGCCGGAATTCATGCTCGTGCGGTAGGCGGATTAACCGATCGATTTCACTGATTCACCAGGGGATCAAGCCGGTATCCGCAACGTCGCCTGCAGTTCTCGCAGACTGCGTCCGAAGGTTTCGAAGCGGCTGCGGGTCATGTTTCCTGAATGGCCTCTCACGGCCAGTTGAACCGCGAACGTCAGTTCTTCGCGCAGGGGTGGAGAGAGGGGGACGCTGTTGTTGAGCCATTCACGGCCTGTTAGTTGTCGTTTCCATTCTTCAGCGGAGGTTGAGCCGGTGAGCTGCTGGCAAAGATCCCGCGCCAGGACCTCTGCGGCTTCTGCGTAAAGTTTTGATGATCCTCCCACGGTTCCCAGCTTCTGTCGCGAAATCATCTGCAACGATGATTGCATCACGCGACTCGCAACCTGAGCTGGCTGGATGCTGTTCTTTTGTGCCAATCGCCACAACAGCCAGAGAGCTGCGATTCCAAACAGCAGCAGCATGACCGCACGTTGATAAAACGGCTGCCGGACGCGTCGCGGGCGGTCAGCCAGGACTTCGTTGACCACGTTGGATTCTTCTACTTCTCGCACAACAGCATTGGCCAGGCGAAGCATGGTTTCAAGTTTTGGCTCCGGCAGGTCTTCCGGCAGTTGATCCGGGAGCGGTGGGATCTCTGGTGGTATTGTTGGTGACTCAGCCGTCTGAGACGGCATCGCTTCAGGTTGCATGGCCTCTGACTGTGTGTAGCTGACATTTGCCTGACGGTCGACCATGAACAACAACCTCTTTCTCTGACCGTTGCACAGCATTTCGGCAACATTCACGGCCAGCATCGCGTTGTCGCCATGCCACAACATCAGGTTTGTGAACAGGCTTTGATCGGCAGCCATTAACAGCAAACCTCTGCTTCGGCTTGCTTCGTTTGAATTTGGCAGACGCCCCTGTTGACGCGGCCATCCCATGACCATGGCGGCCTGCTGTCCGCTTCGTCGTGGTGCACAGTCGGCGGGTAATCGAGCCGCGACAAACCAGTTCAGGGTGCCGCTCCACGGGATCGTCAGCCAGCCACTTCGATTCAACACAATGTTCTTCAGGCCCCGTGTCAGTGACGAACTCCGGCTGAGGTCTGTGGCCAGCACGCAGTCTTCAAACCCCTGATACTGGTGTTCTTTGGCTGACGTCGAAACCGGCCCGGCGTTGAATCCGAGAATTCTGTGCGACTGGTCCGATGCCAGAAGCACAGTGCCCCCATTCACAACGAACCGTTGTAATCGAAGCCAGTCTGTCTGGTTGAGCGACGACAGGTCACCCATCATTACAACAACGGTTTCAGACGGGGCAGTGGTCGCTTCGTCAAGATCTGACAACATCGCCAGACCCCGTTCTTCCAGCAGCATCTGGAATAACTCGTAACCGAACGACCATTTTTCGCCGGCAAACGTCGTTTCGTTTGCATGACTGACAGCGGCAGTGGACTCCTGCGCGTGCAGGCGGGGACCTGACATGCCCGAGTTAACACACTCAAGGACCGTGAGGCAGGCAAGAAATGGGGCGACGCGCATCATCGATTCGCCCCTCTCTCACACAGGGCCAGGGCGTCACGCACATCACGGATTTGATCGTCTGTCAGATTGTAATCGTCTGGCAGGTACCTTGCCTGTTCATAGATGTCTGCCAGCACCTGAACCGCGTTGTTCAGCGACGGTGACATCATGGTCAGCTGCTCGGCGGCTTCGCGGTGAGTTCGCCAGTCTTCGATGGATGGCAACGACGGATTAATTGTGCGGCCAGTCAATTGATGGAAAGCTGTGACCACATCTCGGCGTGTTTGAATTGTACCTGAGCGAATCGCTGATGCCCGGATCGTTTCGGTCTGAGCGTCAGGCCACATGCCGGTCTGTTTTGCAGCAAGTGCCAACAACGCTGCCAGCAAAGCACCAATGACCAGTATGGGGACGATTATGCTGATAAAAGAACTGCCAGCGTCGGCCAGACTCTCCAGTGACGATGCGGAATCCGGGGCGGATGGCATTTTCGCATCCGGTCCGGAGGCCAGGTCGGATAAGAACTCAGACGCACCGTCGCGAATCGAACGTAAAGTTTCTGATTTCGCCGGACCATTTTGGGGTCCGCCCCCGGAATTACGCTGTTGAGAGATCTCCGGGGATCGGTTTTTGATATCAGGGCGCCAATGCGGTGACTGCCGGCTGCCCGGCTGACCCGTGTCGGCTGATGACCGCGGGTTCTGCTGACGAGACTCTTCCTGGAGCTCCTTTGCTATTTCCACGACGTCATCTCGTAATCCATCCAGAGTTCGCAGAAGTGATCTTTCGACGGAATCGTTGTTTCGAATGTTGTCAGAGGTGGTGGCGCTGCCGCTGGCAGAAACGCTGGCATTGTCACCGTTTTGGTTTTGCGAATTCGGATTGTTCGACATCGCCCGACGAGCTTCCTGTTCCGCCTGCTTCTGCGCGTTGGCTTCTTTGCGAGCCTGCTCAACAAGTTTTTCGAAAGTGCCTCGCAGCCCGCGTCGCTCGAGTTCCTGTCTGATATCAATACCCGGATCTGCGGACTCACGTCTTGTCTGGCTTTTGACGGATTCAGAACCTGAACGACCGTCAGGGGAAGTCTTCGTGCCCGATGGCAGACGTTCGGCTGGCCGAACGTCTGGTGCTGACGAATTGCGAGTGCCGTTTCCAATGCTATTGGAATCAGAATTCTGCGGGCGAGGATTCTGCGACATCGATCGCTGAATTGCTTCCAGTTGTCGCCGGGCCTGCTCCAGAGCATTTGCGTCCGGAACCATGCCCGCGCTGCCCGGTCGAAAGCGGGATCGTTCATTCAGAGTATCTGTGGCGTTGCCACCGGAGAGACTTTTGGCGTTGGAAGGTGCATCCTGAGACTGCGTTTGATCCAGCCATTGCCTCACTGCCTCCTGCATTGCTCGCAACTGATTGGGGGCCATTCCCGCCAGTGGATTCCGGGGACCCATTGAAGATCCGCCAGGTGCCGGGGCCTGACTCGGTGATGTCGAGTCGTTTCGTGCAGCAGCTGAGCTCGTTTCATTTGGGAGTTGATTCAGGTTGCTGCTGTTCTCAGAATCGCTTCCACCCAATTGCGGCCCTGATGGGATGCGACCAGATGGATCGGGAACCGTCGGAGAAGGTTTCTCGTTTCCAGATGTCTTCCTTGAATTCGTTGGGGGATTTGCCTGCTGATGCTTTGGCGGATTGTCATCCTGGGCAGGGTTCTCTTTTGAATCGCCTTTTGGCCCGAAGCCCAGGCTCTGCCAAAACCCTGAAGAATCCCTTTCGCGCGAAGATTCCGCAGGCCTTCCATCCGGCGTTTTGTTCGCCTCCGAGTCGTCTTCAATTTCGGGTTGGGGAGTTTCTCCTGACTGTGGTGAACCGGAAGTGGGTGGCGGAAACCGATTGGTCGTTGTTCTATCGGGAAAGCTGTCCGGGTTCGCGGCACCGGACTGTGTTTGTGGCGAGCGAGGTTGCCGGGACTGTCCCTGTAGCTGCGGCGGTATCGGCAGTGGCGGCGCTGCATCGCTGGAATGCGGTGGCGTGGGAAGCGTTCCATCATTGGCAAATTGTTCGAGCATTTGTCGGAGCTGTTGTTGCCGTTGAGGATCCTTCAATGCGTTCTCAA is a window encoding:
- a CDS encoding DUF1592 domain-containing protein translates to MQIRSLLRFSLQLCAGLSFAALSFTDAVKAAEPFEVFLDRHCIRCHGPRKEEGDIRIDQLSRDFRSGLDSHHWAEALDKLNSGEMPPKDEPQPTQDEIAAFVTTLDALLKEGRAARMAARPAVSHYRLSRREYQNTVYDLLGVRYDPAKPGELNEDTLWHGYERIGAQLSLSPSHVDRYYRAADIVLDRAFPTSSSEARRIRKTAADLRYGGGKAQQAALDRFGIQRPLRYLLFPGRVQQALTSSWFGATGPEHSGLYRMRLQASGIRPPGGQPAHLSIGAQTSEETVDGLIEFDITAPEDSPQVYEFDVFLEMPAQLHFAVVATDIVDRRGGAAFRNALASNSYVFTHSSETALLNPNAPQMFDGNGNGIFSTVILDWIEWEGPLVTEAEKSRRSNVLPPDQAPLEVVAEHLQRFAERAWRRPVEMETLHEYLETYRVGCEAGEKPADAYRVALQSVLTSRNFIYLVEGDPVPRQHVTDWELASRLSYFLWSSMPDDTLFAAAGNGSLKKDDGLKKEVDRMLTDGRINRFINDFSRQWLQLHRVGMFPPDKALYPTYDDWLEASMREEPVEYFREMLTKNLPIEAFLDSDWTMANARLCDFYGLPEPDKDGFHRVSLRPDNHRGGLLTMGAVLGLTSDGTRHRPVHRGVWLSEAIFNRTPPSPPANVNPIEPVPPQGNKITIRNRIEAHAQNTSCAACHRNIDPLGLAFDHYDAIGQWRTREYVPTGIGEDPLVDASGVLPDGRTFTDSMQFKQLLLEDRDEFARAFIEHLCTYALRRVLTVDDREGVQAIVDEAKKHHYGIKDIVREVALSDLIRRR
- a CDS encoding DUF1549 domain-containing protein codes for the protein MLYRSRTVICLTICLLTSVAARAQQPGSPGQHVDFAHDVVPILQKHCVSCHGGREAKGSFSLNTRELLVDSGHIVAGKPAESYLLELVASEDPETRMPPADKPRVSKAEQQVLRAWVAEGAVWEDGYSFAPVSYEPPLLPRRPELPEALPGRNHPVDRILDQYLASNGIVRPQAIDDALFMRRVSLDLVGLLPTQEQLHAFVASTQPNKREQLIDDLLNQQIAYADHWLTFFNDLLRNDYSGTGFITGGRTQISAWLYDALLQNMPFDVMARELIAPATPASRGYIDGIKWRGEVSAGQTVEIQFAQSISQSFLGINMKCASCHDSFIDRWKLDEAYGLAAIYSTRPLEIHRCDKPVGRQAQASWLFPELGQVDPSAERDVRLQQLASLMTHPDNGRFSRTIVNRLWYKLMGRGIVHPLDAMQSEPWNADLLDYLAVSLCDNHYDLKAVLRLIATSQAYQSQCLSQATEPGSSAYLYRGPVARRMTAEQFLDNVWQLTSAAPTTIDAPVFRAVSNDPSAPDLQLQAKWIWGDSASEGKTPPAGESISLRKSFKLEQSVERGGAVITCDNAFTLYINGREVSRGDNWTQPQAVAMHTLLKKGDNQIVVVASNAGNGPNPAGLFFESRLVLADQSTVLIASDETWEFNARTPNGREGRLGGIPGKWAAATVVQPVSSWTQTIDASARNTLSLAISGNVPMVRASLVKNDFLMKSLGRPLREQIVSMRPSELSTLEAIDLSNGAAFAASLQRGGETLASREWKGRSELIQFVFESTLCRRPTQEEVLAVESFLSGEPSPTEIEDLLWAVFMMPEFMLVR